The following DNA comes from Hordeum vulgare subsp. vulgare chromosome 3H, MorexV3_pseudomolecules_assembly, whole genome shotgun sequence.
ttgaccaaatcttatacGCGGACTAAAAAGAAACCAAGTGAGTACTATACAACCAGCCCTTGGATCCGCTGCGGCAACGCGCGTCGGTCAGTCGAAACGAAGGCGCATTATCCTTTCACATGATTTCATCGGCAGCGGGAAGGATAATAAACAGTAGAATTCTGGGGCGCCGGTGCTCGCCGAGCTCTTCTGCTGGATCCCCGTTTCCTTTTGGCTCTTCTGTTTGCAGGACGGCGACCTCCCCCCCTTGTCCCGTTCCGGGGCCGGAGGATTCCCGTGGGCGGCGAACCAAGCATCCGCCCGTCCGTTTCGACGGCGACTTGAATCGCACGCACGGCGCGGCGCGGGCGGCTGGTGTCATCACCCATGACACGCGGAGCGACAGTGACGGGAGGATTATGTATGTACGGACGTCGAGGCAAACCCTTGGTTTGCCGGACAGTGGAGAAAACAGAGAGGGCTTCCCAACATTCAATCgaaaaaggagaggaagaagagaaggattaCAGACAGGGATTCCACGTGCAAAAAGCTTGAGAAACAAGATTACACGCACCTCCTTCGGCCGACGGGCAGCCCTTCTTTTCTCACTAAAAACAGGCCCATTCGTCGTCGGGTtccgcctcctcggcttgtgcgCCAAGCTTGACGATGTCCTGTCCTCAACCAGGATCTTCCCGTCTGTAATGTGATCCAAGCATAAATAAGACAGATCAGTACGTGTCAATACGGTCAGGGGACATCGGATGTCCTAGTAGTAGCCATCGTTAGGCTCCCTTTATGTTGGGAGAGGCTCCCGATGAGCTCCTCGATGCCTGCACTCTCCAAGCTGTGCTTCAGGCACGCGGCCGCGGCTGCCACCTCCTCCGACGTGACCTTACTTACCGTCTGCATGGTCCCTTCAGGAAACTGCCATGATGCCAGGATAAAATATCGTGTTAACAATACGATACAAGGTCTTGGTCTGATGGAATTCTACATCCGTCATCTAGACTTGTCTAGACAACACAGAATTCAAGGGTTACTACCTGTCGAGACAAGCTGCCAGCCATCGCCGATGGCAGTGTCTACATCATCGATTTCCTTTGTGAGTTCCTTAAGCATGGCATTTGTCTGACAAGAAAGAGCACAAGAACACACCAGATGTTACGCACCAGAGATGGCCAGGATGAAGAAACAGACTGGTAAATTATCAGGATGGACAATGTTCATTTCAACAGAAAGCGGACAACTAAACTCATGACGTCCAAGTTGGTTAATTTCATTTTTGTTAACACTACAGACCTACTTCTCTTTTCAAATAACTGATCAATTACGATAAGTATTTTGGAATGGAGGCAGTAGTTTACATGAGTATGCCAGTGAGGCAAACAAGTATTCTATTGATATCTTACCGATGCAGAAGACAAAAGAGCTAATGCCTGACTAACTTTGCAAAGCTCTTCCTGTTTCTCTAACATTCTGTTTCTTGCTAGATCACCAGCTTCTTTGACACCGAATTTATTGAAGGACGCGTCCTTGTCTTTCAACTTCGCCATGCCCTCttgttcatgttcttcttcgtgcAACATGTGTAAACAAACTTTTCAAGCCAAAAAGGCGTCAGAGAATAGACAGAGTTAAAGGACAAGAAACATTAGTAGTAACTTATCAATAGCAGTGGGCATAAATGGAAATGGACTCCCCTGGCCCTACCCCCAGCCTAGAGTAGCTAAGGGTGGAAGTAAAATCAACTCTTGTTCATACATAGCTTTTCTGGTACGAAATGGGCCACTTCAAATAGGTTCATTGCTCCGGTCAGAATGTAATTAATCCGGCATTAGGAAATGGCAACTGATATGCCTTTTAACTATAAAAAGGTAAACTAAAATAGAAATAATGTTACTCCCAAGTAAATATTAGATGACCTTGATAAGTTTATCTTTTTTCTGATTTAAAAATATGAAAGATAGGAACCAATCCATCAATACTGCGTAGGAATAGGGACCCATTTCACATAAGTGTTCATAAGGATATGATGTACATGTGTCCGTTTATATGCTGAGTGTATTTGCATATTAGTGTGTGTACTATATTATAAAATACTAAAGTATTTTTTATGAAAACTATATCATGTAAAATTCCTCTAATCTAAACAAAAAGAGACGTTAAATTAAACGGCTGAACCCATCTAGAACTATTATCGAATAAAACATACAGAACCGATAAAAAAAATATGGGATCGACTAACACGGGATATGATAAGGCCACCAAGGCACCAACCGGTTAACCAAATCCTCAGGTTAAACACATATAGTGGAAATACTAGCTTAAACACATAAACACTCACTTCTCACACTCAATGCATGTTGATCTCTGTCCGGCAGAAGGCCGGTCATCAACTTTGGAGACACAGTCTGACAGTTTGGCTATTACAGTACTACTCCTACATGGCTACACATCAACCAAGTCACTCGACCACGCCCTAACCAGTCTCCGCTGGCCGGCTGGTCGGCTAACAACTCGCTGCTCTCTAATCCCCGTGGACGGCGACCCATCCGAAGTCGAGGTGCGCGGCCACGGCGGTGAGGGCGCACACGACGCGAGCAACGCCGAAGGAGACGGCGCCCTCCACGCCCAGGAGCCTGTCGGcgacggcgtcgagggcgaggaagATGCAGACGGCATTGAGGGCGAGGACGAGTAGCAGCCCCCCGCGGAGCAGCAGCCTCTTCCAGCGGACCAAGTGCATGATCGTCCCTCCTCCGTTGGCGGCGAGCGCCGCCATGGCGGCGAAGAGGACCAGCCCTGCCGCCAGCAAGACGGGGACGAAGAGCCGCCGCCGGGCGGCGTCGCGCTCGCTGCCGCCGGTCGCCAGGATGAGGACGGCCGGGAGGAGCCAGAGGAGCGGCTTGCTGGGCGAGTCGTGGAAGGCCATGGCAGCCAGCCTAGGGATCTCTCTCGTCTATACTTTCGCTCACTGTGTGTTGTTGCTGGGTGCTGTGAGCATGCATACGGTAGGGTAGCGGCATTTTTATAGTAGTAGCCGAAGCCACAGGAGGCTCACAGCGGTGGCATAATTTGTCCTGTGCCATTGCTCTTGTGGCAGCGGGTTGATGGAGGCCGATCGAGTGCGTGTATTCAAAGCTCTGCTGCTGCGCCTGAGTGCACAAGAGATTTCCGTATCCACCGTATCACGCGAAGCAGTACTAGCCTGACATtgacacagagagagagggggggtgtGGCAAGCATGGCTTGGCTTGGACCGACGGTCAAAGGCCTAGACTAGCTGCACCGGACTGCCACGGCAGAAATGAGATACGCTGCACAGTTGAGGATCAACAGCAGCACGCGTACAGCACGTCGTAAGTCTTCATCATAGCAGCAGCAAGAGAGCATGCATGCTACTAGTACGCGTGATCACCACAGAGCAGGCATGCATTCCTCTTGGCAAACGAAGCAGCAGTACTTGCGAGCCTTAAACTCGGGTGCGGGTCACACATGCATTTTGGTATTGTCACGTCGGTGGCTCGGTTACCACGACCTTATATCGCCCACCGTTCAGCCGCGGTACGCATGTTTGGCAATGGGGTACATTATGCATGTCCGAACTGTAGGAAAGGTGTTCCCGCCAATCAAGTTTATGTAGTATCTCGGGTGCAGCTGCCTCTTGTCAAGCAAGTGAACCTCCGTGTGCTTGGCACTTGGGTGGCCGGCCGGCCTGCGGCCATGCTACAAGGCAAACCCGTTCGTCTGGTCAAGCTCCTGCTAGTCGTGCACCATTGTTGCCCCGCCACAAGCCTGCTCTCTGTAAATGCTCCTGCATGTAGTACCTTCATCTGCCaatgattttcttcttcttctttttttccgaaacaacctGCCGAGAATTGAGGCCGAGCCTTTTTACCCGCTCCACACTTTATACCCGTCTGTGCGTCCATGCTTTCGACCGCGCGCGATTTGGCCTTGACCGGTGCACAAAACGCAGCGCCTGCTCTTCTTTCACAATAAATGGCAACATGCATGCTATGCGGGAAAACGAGGATCTGATCGTGATCGATCGCTGCGGGAAGAGATCGAAAAAGATCCACCCTTGTCCTGGTGATGGATCGGAACGACGATCCGCTGCTTCCTCGTTTTCCTCTGAGACGGCCGGTACTGTGCTGACACATGCGTTTACCCAGACAACCCACAAAGGGAAATAATATAAAGTACTAACATGTAGTGCTCCTAAATATTTGTTGTTGGAAAGAATtagattaattcttttcaacaatAAATACTCACTCCATCTCAGTTTGTAAGTCCGGTACGTGTATCTAGATCGTTAATTTAACCAACTTAATGATAaacatatattataaaaaatatatcattaaaaattttagatgttctatttttaatgatataatttttatattaaacaatagattttatataagttaaattgacgacctaggtacacgtgtGTGCCTTCTAAACTACGATGATGATAGTATTATGGTACAGAGGAAGTATATGTTATTAGTCTATAAGGGTGTGTCTATGTCTCAGTCGACTGAGACTTCACGAAATCACAGTCAAGTAGTATAGtatgcaagaagaagaaaaaactggAAAAAATTATCTGTACGAATCTCAATGCAAAATCAACGGATTATAGTAAGTCTCAGTTGACTGATTTTTAGCAAAATCGTTAGTTTAACTTGCTATCTTCACGATGAGTATTAACATAGAGATGAtaacatttttttttcatttattaAGTTATAGATTCATCCtgtcttgatatatgttatgttatttatagcataagtaaCTAGTTATGGTGGGACGGTGGACAGCAAAGTTGCATCACACGGGCTTACTTTTTTTTAAGTAATACTTCCTCCAAATTAAGTGTGGCTGTTTTTTTCAAGATCCAACCGTGGCTGTAATGAGTGTCTCTAACGTTTCAATATATATGCAGATTCAGTCATTTCACCAACAACTAATCCTGGATGATGGAGTACTTTTCATAAGATGAAATCACTGATGCTCATGGCAATGGACATTATCATAATGGGTTGCTGGCACATATGAATGCAGAAACTCCTGGATATTCAAAGCAATAATGCCCTTTGTTCAGTCTTGGAGATTCTTGCTCCGAAATGATCTAAAGTTGATCCTCTTAAGGACTAAAATCAAGCATATATAGAGATGCATTCAAGCAGTGGATTGAAACAAATTTACTTTAGTTTCTTAATGAATCTTCCTAGAACTAGTGTTGGCTAACTGTTTGggtttgttttctatttttcacTGCAAATGTTATTTATGACTGAAAATTACCGTAGAGCAAGTGTTCAACGGTCCTCAGTTCAAAAACGAAGAAGATGAAATCGCTATCGCTTGCAAATGTAACCAGCAAACTCGTTCCGTGGCGCAATGGTTGTGCCAATTGTTGTGACCAGAGAGTTTTAGCTTTGTTTATCCGCCACAAGAGGATGGGGAGGGTGTGTACATCCTTTTTTTCACGAGATTCAAAATCTAAAACAAAATACCTTGTGAAGTTAGCATCCAAATTATAAATCGTCTTCACCAAAATCTCATATTAACACGTTTGATGAACTTCTTTCGTTCACAACTTGTATTTCGAAAGATAACAAGCTTGTGCTCCCCACTATAACACGTAATCCACAGGGTAACATACTTGTACTCCTCGGGGAGCTAGTGTAATCGCATGCATCGTAAGTTGCTCTCCTATGTTGTACGGGGTAAGTACTTACGATGTGGCTTCCCATGACACGTGTTGCTTCCCTAGGTGGCAGTGCAACATGTCCTTCGTTGTGGAGCACACCTATGTTGCATGAGATAAGTACGTGAAGCACACATGTGATGCATGTGTCATAGTACATGTGTTGTAGTCGTGTAGCTACTGTCTATGCCACAATACATGTGATGCATGCACTATAGTACATGTTCCACGGACGGCACAATATACTCGCTATAGTGTGTCACAATTGTGGTTCAATGGGAAAGagtagaaaaaaaggaaaaattagAAGCACTACCACCTAAGGAAGCAACACGTGTCACTCTTCCGTGCGTCCTTCACCGAAAGTGACCTTTCCGAGGATGCCCATGCCTCCTAATTACTCcctttgtttctaaatataaatctttttagaaattttattaaaacactacatacaaatgtatgtagacatattttagagtatagattcattcattttgctccatatatagtcccctagtgaaatctctacaaaaacttatatttaggaacaaaggaaGTAGTTGCTTCCAATATATCATAGAAGAGCCAGCAAGTGAAACATGGGCTGATTTAACAACTGAAATATACAAATATAAAATACCATATAAATCAACCCATTGGGTTTTGGATACTATAGCGACTGAAGTTTCTTTGTACGTGTCTACGTGGGCAACGCAACTGTTACTCGGGCCTCGATTGGCTTTTCCCCATACTTTTTGTTCAAAGGGTTGGTTTGATCTtactaaaaaaattagttgtttTATAAAATTTGGAAATGTTCGTCCAACATCTGGTTGTTCCCATTGTAATGGTTTTTTCACCTAATATATATTCCAAATATATTTTTTGGATTAAAAACCCGTTAGATGTTTTTCAAGTTAACATGGCATAGATTTAGGTCCTTTTGTCTTTCTGAGCCAAGTAAATATTGATTAGCACTGGATCATTTTAACTGTCttgacctccatcaccttcctcaAGCCCACCTGCATTCGTGCAATAGCTCAGACCTGACGAGTTCTTCCTTTAGTCAAATGGTCCTATGGACGACTTCGAATTGTGGTCGTCATTATGGAACCGACAACGGCAAACTCATGATGGTGATGAGAGAGATATTAGGaccctgtttctttaaaaagtcctaggatTTTTTTAGTCCTCATTAgaaagtctctagtccctactCGTTTTTTTCAGGGACTAaacagggactagaggtcattaaatgacatttcAAAAGACCGTGCTACCCCTAGTAATGTAGTAGaagttaaatgacatgctaaaagtaggggcactgttggaaaaagtgtcaaaaaagttccaaaagtccctcccatagggacttcttcctttagtgtcaaataccccctttagtccctaaaagtccctcatgtttctttcacatgggactaaaaaggactttttttagtccctacagcaAAAAGTCCCTGTAAAGAAACACCCCCTAGGTGTCACCCATGTCGTGCATGACCCCTATTCCTAGGGTAAAGCATTTTTGGATGTGGTGGAGAACGGGATTTCATCATTGACATCTGTCCTTGGGCACCCGGTgcctcatagtggggagtaacatataaTAGTATCATGCGTAAGTTACTATTGTATAATACTATCTTCATAGTGCATTGTATCATAAATTAGTATCATAGGTGATCTCAttaattgacatgcatgacacatagtagcatagcatttaacatgttacggtatctacctatgttactctaaccctctctcttctttaaatgtctgccacatcaacatgtttgctattctcaagtacatgatactacctaagttactcccactatggccagcctaaccACACCCGAGAGCTACCCCCGCGGGTCAAAACTAGTCACGGGGGTGTCTTGTGTGTGTTTAATTTCGTCGTttggtgaaaaagatgggcaaTAAATGTCAATCTAACTAAACCTATGCATTGTGACCGAAAAAAGTGCGTAAGAGAGATTAATCCGGTAGTTGTATATTTCAGGTTCTTCACCAGACCAATCTCTTCAGAGGGTTATCGTTCCACTCAAATACCTTTCTCGATGTAATTCTCGTTATGTTTGAGATGCTTTATACTTTCGGCGAATTTTTATAACAGGTCttatgcttttcgctaaaaaaaatACATTCCAAGGTAGATAGTATACTTACCTCCTAAAAACTTCTCATCATGGGCTAGATACTCATTAGCACGAATTATGGCCCATCCTATCCTATGCTTTGTAGGAGCAAGTGGAAACTTCGCTCGAAAAAAAAGGAGCAAGGAAAACACACAAGTATTCTTCTCGCATTTGTCTCAAAGAAAAAGTATTCTTCTCCCATTTTAATTAGGCAGGAACAATTTATGGGTGATCGGTTCAAAGTTCACAACCTACATGTGACGGATTCGAGTCACCAAACATCACAGGTGaaaaaatcacacaaacaaaccaACGAAAGGTTGCAATTGTTCACGCTGCTCACATGATAACGAAACGATATTTCTCAAGACAGTGACAACATCAACATATATTATTATCATGGTATCCTAGCTTCTGCAGTAGAGCATAACCAGATTTTTTCTCTTCAGACTCTTCGTTCGACAAtacagcagcaaaaaagaaaaaagaaagaccgTATGCGTGCTCGTGTAATCTTTTacagtatgtatgtatgtatgtatgtatgtatgtatgtatgtattcgacaTGTCAGGTGGACGATGCGGTGATCCTCCAGCTCCATCAGCACCCCGCGCGTTGGCGCGCCTACGTACGTACACAGAGACCTGGCCCCTGTCATTTCCTGCCGGACAAAAACGCAGAGGAAAATCTTTCAGTGTTCAGATATCTGGATAAGCAGCAGTACCGTTCGGTACTGCTCAGCGACTACGATGTACTCATCCTTTTTCGGATTTTGAGCCTGAAACCCTTCAAGTCGCCGGGATACGGACCAGATCTTGAGCGACTCCTTCCATGCCCCCTGCTTCATGCAGTGCGCGTAGATCTTGTCCAGCCGGACGATCATCTCCGAGAACGTCGGCCGCGCCATCGGGTGCGTCTCCCAACACTCCTCGATCAGCCTGCCATTGCACATTTGCACACGCGCAGGGTGGAAGAACAAGGGTTTTCAGATTCAGAGGTCAAAGTGCTTTCCAGATTCAGAAGAAAACTCACGCTTTGAAGTCTGCAGGGTATCCCTTGAGCTTGCCCTTCAGCGACGGCCGCATCCCCTCGCATCGGGTTATGACGGTCGAGGATTCCATGTTGGGTAGCCCTTCGACCATCTGATGATCACATCGCGCGACAAAAGGTTgagttgatgatgatcatatggACTATGAATTTATCATGTCTGAAACTAGGCAATATCACAGTACGCAGCTGCATATGGGACATAAACTTATGCTGACCTCGTAAAGGATGAAGCCGAATGCGTACGCGTCGACGCTCATGTCGAACACTTCGTTTCTGTGCAGCTCAGGCGCAGTGTAGTAACCTGAATCACAGGAGAGTGCGATTAAGTATATGTCAGCGAAGCATTATCTGAAATGTTTCCCATTTTGTTGCTGTTGAAAGTGGACTTACTGAAGGTGTCGACGATGGCCTCGTGGTCCATCAGTTTCACCTTGTCAGGAGCGATCTTGGACAGCCTCATCAGGCCGAACCCTCCGACCTTCATTAGGCCTCCATTATCCAGGAAGATATTTCTGGCACCTTACCAAGATTCAAATAGTAAAGTACGgcacaaccacccaaatatgcgCGTCGTATTTATGATTATTCCAAGAGAAATGCAAGCAGGAGAACAGACAACGCAAGGttgcttcatttcctcatcttacTTTGGCTTTAGGTCGCAGTGGATGATGGGGTCTGGTCTGCACTGATGCAGGTAAGTCATGCCCCTGAACATCCATAGGTAGAGGCGACGAAAAAAAAAACATTAGCACCGCCGATGCACATTTCGACATGGAATGTTATCTTTGGTCGAATGAAGAACAATACGACACAATGTTTACAGTTATCAAATCTTCTGCTGGGACCAGGAGTTAGATATACCTGGCAATATCAAGGGCAAATCTTAGCACCTTCTGGCCATGCAGCCTTCCTTTCCTCTGAATAAGGCTTCCTAAGTCAGCCTGTGTTTTAGAACAACTGCATGACTTAGTCCATCTAAGGATATATAGTTATGTAAGCTAGATATAATGGCTTAAGTAACATTATAATTGTGAAATTCTTAATACATTTGCATGGTATTCCGAAACAATCATCATGGGTATGTTCTGTGTGACGGCTCCGATGAACTGAACGACGTTCGGGTGCCGGACCTTCTCGAATACCGTCAGCTCATGCCTGAAAGAGTTTCTGTAACAAATGAAAGGAAacatgattttgtttttgttagatGAATTAATTGGTTGGTGTCTTTGGAATGAACAATTGAGCATCGGGATCTGCATCTCACATGGCTTCCTGATCGCAGTAGGTTTCTCTGTCTACTATTTTAACTGAAACCTTGGTGCCGTTCCATTTTGCAACTTGGTACGTGCCCTGTTCGATGGGTACACCGTTAATTTCCCCTCTTATTTTTCACTAGCCTCATGCTATTTCTGTCATCTGAAccgaaaatggaaagaaaacagattgcactaccTTGAGCACTTCATCCCCTTTCCGGAACTGGAGCTCGCCGGGGTTCAACTCGTATTCCGGTATCTCCCCGGGGTTCGACACCATCATCGGCGTCCTCTTGTTTCTCTGCAAATTACAGACGGTCAGAGACAGAGACCAACACATAAACCACAAATCCATCTATCAGACAGTTGATGTGGTCAAAAGAAAGATGTATACCGGGATCTTTGCGCCATGAGATTTCAGAAGATCGTAGATGTCCATGTGGCCGTAGCACTTGGAATCGGCCACGGCCTGCATATGATCAGAGAAACCAATGAGACATCCATCGTCTGATGCTGAATAATTTGGATGAAGTGATGAACTGGAATGGTGGATGACCGACCGTGCTGCCCCATCGGTCGCGGGCGTCGATGTTGGCCTGCCAGTCGAGCAGCACCCGGACGACGTCGTGGTGGCCCTCGCAGGCGGCGATGTGCAGCGCGGTGCGGCCGTCGAGGTTGATGCTGTTGACGTCGACGTCGCCTTGGAGCAGCGCCTCGACGCCGTGCGCGTCGCCCTGGCAGGCGAGGAAGAGCAGCTGCATGGTGGTGTCGAGGTTGTCCGGCAGGGCGAGGTCCTGGTCGGCCTGGGAGCCGACGGGGCTCTGGCTCCGGCCGCGCCGCCGGTTGGGGTCCATGGACGACTGCCGCCCGAACAGGTAGCGGTTGGCGGCGCGGCCCGAGCGTGGGGACTCCAGCGACGTCTGCTGCCGGAGCTCCCCCGACGGGCCCTGCTTGAGGGACCCCGCCGACGCCTGCCGCTGCAGCGTCACCTTCGTGCCGGGCTCCATTGGctcagctcctcctcctccgaatcaAGCGACCGGTGCTCCCTCTTATTCAGGCACGGGTCACGAGCAGAGGCAGGTGTGATGGATGGGTcgatcgtggcggcggcggcggcggatcgggGTCCCCGAGGCACGAGGGGGTG
Coding sequences within:
- the LOC123440619 gene encoding integrin-linked protein kinase 1-like, giving the protein MEPGTKVTLQRQASAGSLKQGPSGELRQQTSLESPRSGRAANRYLFGRQSSMDPNRRRGRSQSPVGSQADQDLALPDNLDTTMQLLFLACQGDAHGVEALLQGDVDVNSINLDGRTALHIAACEGHHDVVRVLLDWQANIDARDRWGSTAVADSKCYGHMDIYDLLKSHGAKIPRNKRTPMMVSNPGEIPEYELNPGELQFRKGDEVLKGTYQVAKWNGTKVSVKIVDRETYCDQEAINSFRHELTVFEKVRHPNVVQFIGAVTQNIPMMIVSEYHANADLGSLIQRKGRLHGQKVLRFALDIARGMTYLHQCRPDPIIHCDLKPKNIFLDNGGLMKVGGFGLMRLSKIAPDKVKLMDHEAIVDTFSYYTAPELHRNEVFDMSVDAYAFGFILYEMVEGLPNMESSTVITRCEGMRPSLKGKLKGYPADFKALIEECWETHPMARPTFSEMIVRLDKIYAHCMKQGAWKESLKIWK